The genomic interval CAGAGCCCTTCCACAGCGAAACCTTACTGGAATTATGGCAGCCAAGCGATCAACACATTGCCATCATTGCCGCACCTAATGGCCGGCAACTACTCTATAACTCCCTTAAAACACAAAACCAGGTGCAAATCATCTCGCCCTATCGGCGAATCAACCCACAAACAGCCCCTTCACCACTACCCTGGCAGAAAGATCAACAAAATGTGTTGTTAATCACCAGTCAACAGGCTGGTGAACATCTCATGGAAATTACCCCGCGGGAGCAGCATAAGCTGTTACAATATGAACTTTGCGTCGCGGCAATTAGTGCGCGTGTAGCAAAAAACCTTGAGCAACACGGCTTTCGCAACATCATCTGCTCCCCCACCGCTGATGAAGACAGTTTGTTGAACAGTGTGGCATCATGGTGGGCAAAGCAACACTAGGAACTTTGGAGAACGTTTATGAGCGACAAGAAGAACCCCTCAAATCAGCAAAATAAAGCTAATCAACGCCAACCCGAGACAAAAAAGCCCGATGTGAAGGCTACTGCAGAAACTAAAAAGCCCGAAGTAAATACAACTCAAGGTAACAAACCGACCACGAGCGGCACGGCACAAGCGAATAAAGCCGACAACAAACCACAAACAGGTTTGAATAAAGGTGCAGATCCTAAAGTGGCTCCAAGTCAAAAACCAGCAGCGCAAACACCTAAGCCAGATCCTAAAGTAACAAGCAGCAAACCTGCAGCCACACAGACACCAAATAAAGCGCAAAGTGCACAAAAAAGCCCAGCGACTTCAACTGACAGCATGTCGTCTAAAGCAAATACCCCACCACCAGCTTCGCGCACAAACCATAAAGCAAACAGTGGTTCGGGTAAGGGTAATATCTTGCCGTTGGTTATTTCCTTAGTCGCCTTAGGGGTTGGCGGTTACGGGGTATATCTCGGCATGAACCAGCCAGCTGATCCGAATATTGCTGAATTAAAGCAAAGCGTGCAGAGTTTAAACGAGGCGCAAAGCCAGCAAGTAAGCGCCGATGAGATTGAAAGCTTGAAAAAAGACATTCAACAAATTCAAGAGCAACAAGTCAGCGACCAACAGATTCAATCACTAATCGATCAAAGCATTAAATCCGCAGGCGATGAGCAACAAAAAGCGTTCTCAGCACAACTCGCTGAACAAAGCGCTGCTGCATCACAGCCAACGGGCTTAAGCAAACAAGATGTGCAAACGATGATCAAATCCGCGTTAAGCAGCGCTGGTGGTGATGCACCAAAAGTGGATTTGAGCGAAGAAATGGCACAAATTGAATCGTATAAACAAGAGATTGCCCAGCTTGCTGAGCAAACACAAAACACAATTGGCAGCCAGTTAAAGCAAGCACAAACGCAAATCAGCGAAAACAAAGCCCAACCACTGGTTTATCCGCTGATCAACAACTTGAGTTTAGCCAATATCGCCTCTGATAGCCGCCAGTACGATACGGCCGCACGCTATTTACAGCAAGCTGAAGAAAGCTTTAGCTCGCTACATTTAGACCAGCCTCCATATGCCAACTTCGCTGGCAAAATTAGTGAGATGGCAGCCCAATACGACCAGCTTGCCGCTTCAGAGAATCCATCGACTAAAGTGGCTGGATTAATTGCTGGCATCGATGAATGGCCATTTAAAACGCCAGAGAGTGAAAACTTACTCGCTAGCAATGAACAAGCGGCAACTGATGATTGGTCAGCCAAACTTAAGTCCGTTGGCAACGATATCCTTACCAGCACCGTAAGCATCACCAATAACGATGCCGCCGGCTTGGACTGGGTGAGCAAAAACCCAGCGTTACAGCAAATCGTTCGTGAAAATGTTCGCTTAGATCTCAGCATGGCGCGCAACCTGCTCGCCACCGGTGAGTTTGATGCGTATCAAAGCCTCGCTGAAACATTAAGCACACAGATTGAGCGCTATTTCGACACCAATAATGAGGCTGTCAGTGGTGCGTTACAAACGCTAAGCGATGCCGGACAAGCACAAGCGAGCGAGACTCCAGATATCGCCAGCTTAATCAGCGAACTCCAACAAGCGAAATAAATCAGGAGGTTATAATGATTCGTTTTATTCTTGCCCTGATTGTTTTAGTCATTTGCGGCGCGATTGGTTATTTTATTAAAACCTTTCCTGCGATGGTAAACATTCGCTTGCCTGAGCACACCTTGAGCACTAACTTAATCATTTGGTGCATCGTTTCGTTAATTGCCGCATGGATTATCATGCTGCTGTTTAAGTTTTTTGTCTTTTTGTGGCGCTCCCCTCAAATCTTTAGCCGTAACGCGAAAACACGTAAACGTCATAAAGCGAATAAACTGCTGCGTAACGGCATGAGCGAACTGCTTGCCGGACACTACAAAAAAGCTGAAAAGCATTTGGTTAAAGGCGCAGATTTAGCCGAAGAAGTGGGCGAGTC from Suttonella sp. R2A3 carries:
- a CDS encoding uroporphyrinogen-III C-methyltransferase: MSDKKNPSNQQNKANQRQPETKKPDVKATAETKKPEVNTTQGNKPTTSGTAQANKADNKPQTGLNKGADPKVAPSQKPAAQTPKPDPKVTSSKPAATQTPNKAQSAQKSPATSTDSMSSKANTPPPASRTNHKANSGSGKGNILPLVISLVALGVGGYGVYLGMNQPADPNIAELKQSVQSLNEAQSQQVSADEIESLKKDIQQIQEQQVSDQQIQSLIDQSIKSAGDEQQKAFSAQLAEQSAAASQPTGLSKQDVQTMIKSALSSAGGDAPKVDLSEEMAQIESYKQEIAQLAEQTQNTIGSQLKQAQTQISENKAQPLVYPLINNLSLANIASDSRQYDTAARYLQQAEESFSSLHLDQPPYANFAGKISEMAAQYDQLAASENPSTKVAGLIAGIDEWPFKTPESENLLASNEQAATDDWSAKLKSVGNDILTSTVSITNNDAAGLDWVSKNPALQQIVRENVRLDLSMARNLLATGEFDAYQSLAETLSTQIERYFDTNNEAVSGALQTLSDAGQAQASETPDIASLISELQQAK
- a CDS encoding uroporphyrinogen-III synthase; this translates as MLTNQALSGIHLIHSRNDAHWNTFQHKLKGSGATLSHFPLLAFQSIPLSDKALAYCAASDALLYTSANAQAFFHQQYSPGIKQLLVAIGHPTASALRAELPDHKLLITPEPFHSETLLELWQPSDQHIAIIAAPNGRQLLYNSLKTQNQVQIISPYRRINPQTAPSPLPWQKDQQNVLLITSQQAGEHLMEITPREQHKLLQYELCVAAISARVAKNLEQHGFRNIICSPTADEDSLLNSVASWWAKQH